A window of Paenibacillus sp. 19GGS1-52 contains these coding sequences:
- a CDS encoding SMEK domain-containing protein, producing the protein MLTRGKLLGDIMDGLGQLNFVLQTRSKLGLYDLNKYCEDFIKDFLNLIYGYNLVNLNETRSNEPGLDLGDEVQKLGIQVTTDKKSTKINHTFEKITDEQKARYERFVILILGAKQSSYDGINPELASNLHFEIENDIWDFGDLERAIVSLPLDKIKSTYDFLQSNLIRVFSDLDVGTTPSGEATSMLDQLEPRPVNKYMGCSNLVTHINEKHRVNLRIDDMNPSYQMFYNQLAELP; encoded by the coding sequence ATGTTAACTCGTGGGAAATTGCTAGGAGATATAATGGATGGGCTGGGACAACTTAATTTTGTCCTTCAAACCAGAAGTAAATTAGGGCTGTACGATTTGAATAAATATTGTGAGGATTTCATCAAGGATTTTTTGAACCTAATTTATGGATATAACCTTGTTAACTTGAATGAAACGAGATCTAACGAACCTGGGTTAGATTTAGGTGATGAGGTCCAGAAACTTGGCATTCAAGTAACAACAGATAAGAAATCGACCAAGATAAATCATACCTTTGAAAAAATAACGGATGAACAAAAAGCAAGATATGAACGATTTGTTATTCTCATACTTGGGGCTAAGCAAAGCAGCTATGATGGGATTAACCCTGAGTTGGCTTCAAATCTTCATTTTGAAATTGAAAATGATATTTGGGATTTTGGTGATTTAGAAAGAGCTATAGTTTCTCTTCCTCTCGACAAGATTAAATCTACATATGATTTTCTACAAAGCAATCTGATTAGAGTATTTAGCGATTTAGATGTTGGAACCACACCTTCAGGCGAGGCGACATCCATGTTAGACCAGCTGGAACCACGACCTGTTAACAAGTACATGGGTTGCAGTAATTTGGTAACACATATTAACGAAAAGCATCGTGTCAATCTCAGGATTGATGATATGAATCCATCATATCAGATGTTTTATAATCAACTTGCAGAGTTGCCGTAA
- a CDS encoding AAA family ATPase, whose translation MRIEELHIKNFRNFDEKVTIVPRKINEHDIVVLIGENNVGKTSILTILHSLFNPERSIRTLEFQETDFYNPEFPIEVNIIFSDLSEEVKAVFIGMVDIKIVDGDDHYFLPFTFKCVYDKDTKEVEPSLVYERQPERSVSFSEKRLISFYFQDALRDHRAIKSNKGSLFGRILDQIDLSNQEEEILGKLDEAGETLNENTDISELIKGVASITRQVIDLSDKDGTVRLTVAASSATDIKRNIQLQLRHRNEEKYLNIDQLGLGLQSVLTVSVFRAFAGIGKLREGIFAIDEPESHLYPHSQRAMYREVLELSKSRQVWVATHSPTLIEWINPKQICLVRKQPNGDVSTCIQLPAKFPNAHIASYEKHLDVGKADAFFAKAVLLVEGPTEQGLFPALGIACSDENNIYDLDRVGVSVINTGGKNNLKAFIQLLNNFNIPNVAMIDYDSVDENHEKVIKEIKEECSAFYEIPRNTDMGDIEGLVCLHVPIEELLLFLKGLLPAERMLDLFSDLKGAISRFDKDKGQEIRALRKAEADISECFPILESVPDAEESIRKCIADSFRKIKGRTTGRLIGEVFYDHFPQDFIDNTLSAVMELAGYNITKDDKDKDSEKKFRDYEEYDEAEDEGNESPEEDYDPEEDDF comes from the coding sequence GTGAGAATTGAAGAATTGCATATCAAGAACTTTAGAAATTTTGATGAAAAAGTTACAATTGTTCCTCGGAAAATTAATGAACACGACATTGTTGTTCTTATTGGTGAAAATAATGTTGGGAAAACCAGCATTCTTACTATATTACACAGCCTGTTTAATCCTGAGCGTTCAATACGTACTTTGGAATTTCAAGAAACTGATTTTTACAATCCAGAATTTCCGATTGAAGTTAATATTATTTTCTCGGATTTAAGTGAAGAAGTTAAAGCAGTGTTTATTGGGATGGTTGATATTAAAATTGTGGATGGAGATGATCATTATTTTTTGCCATTTACGTTTAAATGTGTCTATGACAAAGACACCAAAGAAGTGGAGCCTTCTCTTGTTTACGAACGGCAGCCTGAACGCTCGGTTAGTTTTTCTGAAAAAAGATTAATTTCATTTTATTTTCAAGATGCTCTTCGTGATCACAGGGCTATCAAATCTAATAAGGGCAGTCTATTTGGAAGAATTCTTGATCAAATTGATTTATCTAATCAAGAGGAGGAAATATTAGGGAAGCTTGATGAAGCTGGCGAAACATTAAATGAAAATACCGACATCAGTGAGCTCATAAAAGGCGTGGCCAGTATAACACGGCAAGTTATTGATTTGTCTGATAAAGATGGAACTGTCCGACTAACTGTAGCGGCTTCTTCAGCTACAGATATAAAAAGGAATATTCAACTTCAATTAAGACATCGCAATGAAGAAAAATACCTAAATATAGATCAACTAGGGCTAGGATTGCAAAGTGTTTTGACGGTGAGCGTATTTCGAGCTTTTGCGGGAATTGGTAAGTTGCGTGAAGGTATATTTGCCATTGATGAACCAGAATCTCATCTATATCCGCATTCTCAAAGAGCAATGTATAGAGAGGTTTTGGAACTCTCTAAATCGAGGCAAGTTTGGGTCGCTACTCACTCTCCTACGTTAATAGAATGGATTAACCCAAAACAAATTTGTTTGGTTCGGAAGCAACCCAATGGAGATGTGTCCACTTGTATTCAATTACCTGCTAAATTCCCGAATGCTCATATTGCATCATACGAGAAACATTTAGACGTTGGTAAAGCGGATGCTTTCTTTGCAAAAGCTGTGCTCTTGGTGGAGGGCCCTACAGAGCAAGGACTTTTTCCTGCATTAGGAATTGCTTGTTCTGACGAAAATAATATCTATGATTTAGATCGTGTTGGAGTATCTGTCATTAACACAGGTGGTAAAAATAATCTAAAAGCATTTATTCAATTATTGAACAACTTTAATATTCCAAATGTAGCAATGATTGATTATGATTCGGTAGATGAAAATCACGAAAAAGTTATTAAGGAGATTAAAGAAGAGTGTTCAGCATTTTATGAAATACCTAGAAATACTGATATGGGAGATATTGAAGGCCTAGTTTGTCTTCATGTTCCTATTGAAGAATTACTTCTTTTCTTAAAAGGACTTTTACCAGCCGAGAGAATGTTAGATTTATTTTCAGATTTAAAGGGAGCAATATCTAGATTTGACAAGGACAAGGGACAGGAGATCAGAGCACTACGTAAAGCAGAAGCGGATATTAGTGAATGCTTCCCCATTCTAGAAAGTGTCCCAGACGCTGAAGAATCAATTAGGAAGTGTATCGCAGACTCGTTTCGGAAAATCAAAGGAAGAACAACGGGAAGACTCATTGGTGAAGTGTTCTATGATCATTTCCCGCAAGACTTTATTGATAATACGCTTAGTGCAGTTATGGAACTAGCAGGTTACAACATCACTAAAGATGATAAAGATAAGGATTCTGAAAAGAAATTCCGCGACTATGAAGAATATGATGAAGCTGAAGATGAAGGCAACGAAAGCCCAGAAGAAGATTATGACCCAGAAGAGGATGACTTTTAA
- a CDS encoding restriction endonuclease, with protein sequence MDWRRYEVEIYQKLKSEFPEVNITFDGKILGHQSKVERQIDVLAVGKFMGHEITLAVECKYYSKNIDVKIVDGFIGFLEDIKADIGIIITNKNIQIKTSLHKTSAIRTACRVPPAG encoded by the coding sequence ATGGACTGGAGACGGTACGAAGTTGAAATATACCAAAAGTTAAAATCAGAGTTCCCTGAAGTGAACATTACATTTGACGGTAAGATTTTGGGACATCAAAGTAAAGTCGAAAGACAAATAGATGTATTAGCTGTCGGAAAATTTATGGGACATGAAATAACACTCGCAGTAGAGTGCAAGTACTACTCTAAGAACATTGACGTGAAAATTGTTGATGGATTCATTGGATTTTTGGAAGATATCAAAGCTGATATTGGCATTATTATCACTAACAAGAATATACAAATAAAAACCTCCTTACATAAAACTTCGGCTATCCGAACAGCCTGCCGGGTCCCACCGGCAGGCTAG
- a CDS encoding ATP-dependent helicase, protein MKALNDLNNEQCSAVQYFDRHSMVFAGPGTGKTRVITSRISYLFESGLLKAHKKILAITFTNKAANEMKSRVKASGIDNKQIRIGTFHNFCLWVLKSYGDKIGFDRSFTFLAGNQQLALMNQIIRKTSLNMKATDFRSRISSLKNSSSDLSDYITSCHQSKVFNFSEAAEEYSSQLRINKFIDYDDAILFTVTLLKNQPSVLNLFYNAFPYVLIDEMQDTNRMQLELIQLLGTKAKHIMAVADDDQSIYGWRGAIPTVIQDYIRILNAKTFVLNANYRSPQIILDAANKLILNNNNRISKELSGRDTGEDDSFEIVEFDTWEEEAQRVAEQISELHQSGILYKDIIILYRSRHPSLKIIDEALKERNIPFQHFGRNFNYKETLLTETIMLVMKLKADPSNELLVLSLLTDLEERFDYPDLYKYYSEKVGEVNIKSLSKLHIEDSFDEMIKDISKFCLNGITKKPYLNIFNRVCNLLDLETIIDELEVENADEELRHIEHLKDRISKSTAPDFLELISEIELQDDSNHIDPLINKVGISTFHTAKGLEYKVVFIVAIEESFLPGRNGYDEVKVQEERRGLYVAMTRSQNKLFLSYAKHRTDWNGVGGKAKPSRFIDDLLS, encoded by the coding sequence ATGAAGGCGCTTAATGACTTAAACAATGAACAATGTAGTGCTGTTCAATATTTTGACAGGCATTCAATGGTATTTGCGGGACCAGGTACAGGGAAAACTAGGGTCATCACAAGCCGTATTTCGTATCTGTTTGAGTCAGGTCTGCTAAAAGCACATAAAAAGATCCTTGCTATTACGTTTACGAACAAAGCAGCAAATGAAATGAAATCTCGCGTGAAAGCGAGTGGTATCGATAATAAACAAATTCGTATCGGAACCTTTCATAATTTTTGTTTGTGGGTACTCAAATCTTATGGTGACAAAATAGGTTTCGATCGTTCATTCACCTTTTTGGCTGGTAATCAGCAGTTAGCATTAATGAATCAAATCATCAGGAAGACATCTTTAAACATGAAGGCTACGGATTTTAGGAGCCGTATTAGTTCATTAAAAAACTCATCTTCAGACTTATCTGATTATATTACAAGTTGTCATCAGAGTAAGGTTTTTAATTTTTCGGAAGCGGCTGAGGAGTACAGCTCACAATTAAGGATTAACAAGTTTATAGATTATGATGATGCTATTCTTTTTACGGTGACACTGTTGAAAAATCAACCGAGCGTGTTAAATCTTTTCTATAATGCATTCCCTTATGTGCTGATAGATGAGATGCAGGATACTAATCGCATGCAACTTGAGTTAATTCAATTGTTGGGGACGAAAGCAAAACATATTATGGCAGTCGCAGACGATGATCAATCCATTTATGGGTGGAGAGGTGCAATACCAACAGTTATTCAAGATTATATACGTATTTTAAATGCAAAGACATTTGTATTGAATGCAAACTATCGTTCACCTCAAATTATACTGGATGCTGCGAATAAATTGATATTGAATAACAATAATAGAATAAGCAAAGAACTTTCAGGTAGAGATACAGGTGAAGATGATTCTTTTGAAATCGTGGAATTCGACACTTGGGAAGAAGAGGCACAACGGGTCGCAGAGCAAATTAGTGAGTTACATCAAAGTGGAATTCTATATAAAGATATTATTATCCTATACCGTAGTCGTCATCCTTCTTTGAAAATAATTGATGAAGCACTGAAAGAAAGAAACATACCATTCCAACATTTTGGAAGAAACTTTAACTATAAGGAAACATTGTTGACTGAAACAATTATGCTTGTTATGAAACTCAAGGCTGATCCAAGTAACGAACTGCTCGTTTTAAGTCTATTAACTGATTTAGAAGAAAGGTTTGATTATCCAGATCTTTATAAATACTATTCTGAAAAAGTTGGAGAAGTTAATATTAAGTCTTTATCTAAACTTCATATTGAAGACTCATTTGATGAGATGATTAAAGATATATCTAAATTTTGCCTTAATGGTATTACAAAGAAGCCATATTTAAATATCTTCAATAGAGTATGTAACTTATTGGATTTAGAAACTATTATAGATGAGTTAGAAGTTGAGAATGCCGATGAGGAATTAAGACATATTGAACATTTAAAAGACAGGATTTCAAAATCAACAGCTCCTGATTTTCTAGAATTGATCTCTGAAATTGAATTGCAGGATGACTCCAATCACATAGACCCCTTAATAAATAAGGTGGGTATATCTACCTTTCATACTGCCAAAGGATTAGAATATAAGGTTGTATTTATTGTTGCCATTGAAGAGTCATTTCTTCCTGGAAGAAACGGTTATGATGAGGTTAAGGTACAGGAAGAGAGAAGAGGGCTCTATGTTGCAATGACGCGTTCGCAGAACAAGTTGTTTTTATCTTATGCTAAACACAGAACTGATTGGAATGGAGTTGGAGGAAAAGCTAAGCCTTCACGATTTATTGATGATTTGCTTAGTTAG
- a CDS encoding restriction endonuclease, with protein sequence MYFSEDDINFDLLTSSIQFEELSYDLLSRQGFHTLKWRQGGADNGRDIEALYTTGNPLTGPITEKWFIECKYYTNGVPLNEISTKFDWASVEWARHLVVITSSYLTTATRSWVDLRMQHERFLFHLIEGKQLKSLILQFPDIVIKYFKSESEKLLIDLIRSWTYHNVLPNRRALSILIKDLDYTKLTPYELSFLSIASAISTGGLDYASVHEGLEERFDSVIEYLIIQKNHETDVFPTLNVVHGSQVGFGSLMENEVYTYYMKATLTIDCDGKLIPANLLVIYNDLGEGVEVVLYRNHENKTIIRHINEGSEEYAFSTSSILIEKFH encoded by the coding sequence TTGTATTTTTCTGAGGATGATATCAATTTTGACTTATTGACCAGTTCCATTCAATTTGAAGAGTTAAGCTATGACCTTTTATCAAGACAAGGATTTCATACATTAAAATGGCGACAAGGTGGCGCTGATAATGGAAGAGATATTGAGGCTCTCTATACAACAGGTAACCCCTTAACTGGACCTATAACGGAAAAGTGGTTTATCGAATGTAAATACTATACAAACGGAGTGCCGCTTAATGAGATCAGCACAAAATTTGATTGGGCTAGTGTAGAATGGGCAAGACATCTTGTAGTTATTACTAGTTCCTATCTAACAACTGCTACTCGCAGTTGGGTAGATTTAAGAATGCAACATGAGCGATTTCTTTTTCATCTTATCGAAGGGAAACAATTAAAGAGTTTGATATTACAATTCCCAGATATAGTTATTAAATATTTTAAATCCGAATCAGAGAAACTACTTATTGATTTAATTAGAAGCTGGACATATCATAATGTTCTTCCTAATAGAAGAGCATTATCTATACTCATCAAGGATCTTGATTACACTAAATTGACTCCTTATGAGCTTAGCTTTCTTAGTATTGCAAGCGCAATTTCCACTGGCGGTCTTGATTATGCCAGTGTACATGAAGGGCTGGAAGAGCGTTTCGATAGCGTTATAGAATATCTGATAATTCAGAAAAATCATGAAACTGATGTTTTTCCAACTCTTAATGTTGTTCACGGTTCACAAGTAGGTTTTGGATCCTTAATGGAAAACGAAGTATACACTTATTATATGAAAGCAACTTTAACAATAGATTGTGATGGAAAATTGATTCCAGCTAACCTATTAGTAATTTACAATGACTTAGGAGAAGGTGTTGAAGTAGTACTATATCGTAACCATGAAAACAAAACAATTATTAGGCATATTAATGAAGGTAGTGAGGAATATGCTTTTAGTACTTCTTCAATATTAATCGAAAAATTTCATTAA
- a CDS encoding UvrD-helicase domain-containing protein, with protein MISWITTYFKNRKWNKMLEQFEYQLKLNAGLDIKLQKRFTGISSQRFYISEEQITNLTSKQQLLFYAKEFPYAINPILEHYFETVITERKFQPRYVKIENLFQIQKEKYWIFYSELRDTIKQLNDEIIAQTERAAIFLLDVKDARKDYFRHSIAVKLVSQYKDTFDYFSSGDVSGISESTTESIDTYKDLNKYRSDWNKEYIQIELLQAEKLLTDIDGKSLDAQQRIAVVTDEDSNLVLAGAGSGKTLTIAGKVKYLVEHKGVKPEEILLISFTKKSALEMTERIEHRLHLRVSVKTFHALGLEILAKDRQAKPDIFSGLTEIIQAYMKDRIFEEGQQIKHLIEFFGYYLSIPKDYSAFDNLGEYHDFHRNMDFETLKGKMSKSDYVDQAAKAQQSRLKTLAGESVKSFEETLIANFLFLNSVEYEYERDYPLDTRTENYRQYKPDFHLPQYDIYLEHFGVNEEGHTPWLSPIEEEKYLEGMKWKREQHAAQGTKLIETYSYYNKQGILLDKLREQLLSKGVKFQEADYLSIFNSVYKQDQDKYFKEFVKLIGTFISLFKSSGFEEHQFDAFIHQNKLKPDIPFLKRRTELFLTLVRPIHSYYADHLKRIHSIDFNDMINQATEVVLQKQLHFPYKYIIIDEYQDISKSRFGLIQAIRQQTQAKVMCVGDDWQSIFRFAGSDLQLFTHFGHYFGEFEMMKIEQTYRNSQQLVDVAGSFVMRNKKQLQKELKAHQQNTEPIQILGYQKDKTAAIREAIERIVKNHGKRAEVLLLGRNNFDINFLEAESEFLLNKDKDQIIYTKYRELQLSFLTTHKSKGLEKDHVILLNGENSLVGFPNKIADDPVLSWVLTNQEAFEFAEERRLFYVALTRTRNSVYILTSEQRMSIFVKELIEKDQIPYQLVTLEESIAENPKCPKCKTGYLTRRVGNTVFLGCTHYPGCDYTNGHIEILKKPKQCPRCGGFLVYKKGSRGPFYGCTNFKHNCRYTQDYKITI; from the coding sequence TTGATATCATGGATAACAACATATTTTAAAAATCGAAAATGGAATAAAATGTTGGAGCAGTTTGAATACCAACTGAAGCTTAATGCAGGTTTGGATATAAAATTACAAAAACGGTTTACAGGAATTTCCTCGCAGAGATTCTATATTTCAGAAGAGCAAATCACCAATTTGACGTCAAAACAGCAGCTTCTATTCTACGCCAAAGAATTCCCTTACGCCATTAACCCTATACTTGAACATTATTTTGAGACTGTAATCACTGAACGTAAGTTCCAACCCCGATATGTAAAGATCGAAAATCTATTTCAGATTCAAAAAGAAAAGTATTGGATTTTTTATTCGGAGCTCCGTGATACTATTAAACAATTAAATGATGAGATTATAGCACAAACGGAACGTGCTGCGATTTTTCTTCTGGACGTAAAGGATGCCCGTAAGGATTATTTCAGACACTCTATAGCTGTGAAACTGGTTTCTCAGTATAAAGACACGTTTGATTATTTTAGCTCGGGGGATGTCAGCGGGATTTCCGAATCAACGACTGAAAGCATTGACACGTATAAAGACCTGAACAAATATCGATCAGATTGGAACAAGGAATACATTCAGATAGAACTACTGCAAGCTGAGAAACTGCTTACTGATATTGATGGTAAGTCCTTGGATGCTCAGCAGAGGATCGCTGTCGTCACCGATGAGGATAGCAATTTGGTGCTAGCTGGAGCGGGAAGCGGAAAAACATTAACGATTGCAGGCAAAGTGAAGTATTTGGTGGAACACAAAGGTGTGAAGCCCGAAGAGATCCTACTCATTTCCTTTACTAAGAAATCTGCGCTGGAAATGACAGAGCGGATAGAACACCGTCTTCATCTCCGTGTGTCTGTAAAGACCTTTCACGCCTTGGGCCTTGAGATCCTTGCCAAGGATCGTCAAGCGAAGCCAGACATCTTCAGCGGCCTCACTGAAATTATTCAAGCGTATATGAAGGATCGGATTTTTGAAGAAGGTCAACAGATTAAGCATCTTATTGAATTCTTCGGTTATTACCTCAGCATTCCGAAAGATTATTCTGCATTTGATAATTTAGGGGAGTATCATGACTTTCACCGCAACATGGATTTTGAAACCTTGAAAGGAAAAATGTCAAAATCAGATTATGTGGACCAAGCGGCGAAAGCGCAACAAAGTCGATTGAAAACTCTTGCAGGGGAATCAGTAAAGAGCTTCGAAGAGACCTTGATTGCGAACTTTTTATTTTTGAATTCCGTGGAGTATGAATATGAACGGGACTATCCGCTGGACACGCGAACGGAGAATTACCGCCAGTACAAACCCGATTTTCACTTGCCCCAGTATGATATTTATCTTGAACATTTTGGAGTGAATGAAGAAGGACATACTCCATGGCTAAGCCCCATCGAGGAAGAAAAGTACCTGGAGGGCATGAAATGGAAAAGGGAGCAGCATGCTGCTCAGGGAACCAAATTGATTGAAACATACTCTTACTATAACAAGCAGGGGATACTTCTAGACAAGCTGCGAGAGCAGTTACTGAGTAAAGGTGTGAAGTTCCAAGAAGCCGATTACTTGTCGATTTTTAATAGCGTCTACAAACAAGATCAGGACAAATATTTTAAAGAATTTGTAAAACTGATCGGGACGTTCATCAGCTTGTTTAAGTCCAGTGGGTTTGAGGAACATCAGTTTGATGCGTTTATTCATCAAAATAAATTGAAGCCAGACATTCCTTTTTTAAAGCGGCGGACGGAACTGTTTTTGACTTTGGTACGGCCGATTCACTCTTATTATGCTGACCACCTAAAACGGATACACAGTATCGATTTCAACGATATGATTAATCAAGCGACCGAAGTAGTCCTGCAAAAGCAACTGCATTTTCCTTACAAGTATATCATTATCGATGAGTATCAGGATATTTCCAAAAGTCGTTTTGGACTCATTCAAGCCATTCGTCAGCAGACCCAGGCGAAGGTCATGTGTGTAGGGGATGACTGGCAATCCATTTTTAGGTTTGCAGGCAGCGATCTCCAGCTCTTCACCCATTTTGGCCACTATTTTGGTGAGTTTGAAATGATGAAAATTGAGCAAACGTATCGGAACTCACAGCAGCTTGTCGATGTGGCAGGAAGTTTTGTGATGCGAAATAAAAAACAGCTCCAAAAGGAACTGAAAGCACATCAACAAAATACAGAGCCGATTCAAATTCTAGGGTATCAAAAAGATAAAACCGCTGCGATTCGTGAGGCCATAGAGCGGATCGTCAAAAATCATGGCAAGCGGGCTGAGGTCCTCCTACTTGGTCGTAATAATTTTGATATCAACTTCTTAGAAGCCGAGTCCGAATTTCTCCTGAATAAAGACAAAGACCAAATTATCTATACGAAATACCGTGAGCTTCAGCTCTCCTTTTTAACGACCCATAAATCTAAGGGCCTAGAAAAGGACCATGTCATTTTGCTAAATGGGGAGAACAGTCTGGTGGGGTTCCCCAATAAAATTGCGGATGATCCTGTGCTTTCCTGGGTACTGACCAATCAGGAAGCCTTTGAGTTTGCGGAAGAACGACGCCTGTTTTATGTGGCGCTAACGCGTACTCGAAACTCCGTCTACATTCTAACCTCAGAGCAGCGTATGTCTATTTTTGTTAAAGAGCTGATCGAGAAAGATCAAATTCCGTATCAATTAGTGACGCTTGAAGAGAGCATCGCGGAGAATCCTAAGTGTCCGAAATGCAAAACGGGGTATTTGACGCGCAGAGTAGGAAATACCGTCTTTTTGGGATGTACTCATTATCCAGGATGTGATTACACCAACGGGCATATAGAGATTTTGAAAAAACCAAAACAATGCCCAAGGTGTGGTGGTTTCCTAGTCTATAAAAAAGGGTCCCGAGGGCCGTTTTATGGATGCACGAATTTCAAACACAATTGTCGATATACACAGGACTATAAAATTACAATATAG